The Flavobacteriales bacterium genomic sequence GCGGATTTCGGGAAGAGTTCATCGGAACCAACACCGAACGCGTGGCCCGCATTGCCCACTGCCCGGTACTCACCATCAAACAGCAACACAAGAAATTCGAGATCAGGAACATTGTGTTCGCATCCAACTTCTATAAGGAAACCGACCATGTGGTTCCGAGGGTGCGTCAGTTCGCCGAGTTGTTCGGCGCCAATGTTCACCTGCTGAAAGTCAACACCCCTTACCATTTTGAAACCAACCGTTATGCACACAAGTTGATGGAAGACATGGCCAAGAAACACAAGATCAAGCATTACTCCATCAACATGTACAATGACGAACACATCGAGAATGGCTTGCTGAATTTCAGTGACGACACCAACGCAGACCTGATCGCCATTGGGACACACGGCCGCACGGGTTTATCGCACCTGATCAATGGCAGCCTTGCCGAAGATGTGATCAACCACGCACACCGCCCCGTGCTCACCATCAAGATCAAGGAACCCAAAGTGAAGTTCGGCACCATCGCTCCTATTAAATAAGTACTTGTTATGGCAGCCAAAAGGGTCCTGATCGTTTCCGACGGATCACAATTTTCTGAGAGCGCCCTCGAGTTTGCTCTTGCAGTTTACAAGGGCTCGGATGTTCAGCTGGCCGGCATTTTCGTACAGGATCTCTCCTACCTGAGCATGCTTACATTGATGGGCAGCGATGAGTTGATGAACACCTTCAATTTCAGGTTTGTTGAGGAAAGTCTGAAAGCCGGTGAATCCAAAGTCAAAGGTTATATTGATGAATTCCGGCAACGCTGCAAAGAAGCGAACGTGCACTTTGAAGTTCTTTTCGAAAAGGGATCCGCCCCAGCCGAGATTATTCATGAAAGTACTTTTTGCGATCTGATCATCATCGGGTACCAATCTTTCTTTGCAAACATAGGTGGGCGGCAAGACGATCACCTGCTAAGAGACGTGCTATCCGAAGCGCAATGCCCTGTGGTGGTTGTTCCGGAAGCGTGGAAAGTTCCCGGCTCCGTTGTTTTCGGGTTCGACGGGAAATACGAATCCACCTATGCACTCCGTCAATTCCTGTACCTGATGCCGGCTGGCGTGCTGCAGGTTCCTTTCCGTTCGGTCTCCGTGGATGAAGACGGAACACTTCCTGAAGACCATCAGATGCAACAGTTACAATCCCTGATGAATGCACACGGGATTAACATGACCTCCATTGTAAAAAAGGGAAAGGCTGGTGAAGAGATCAGGAAGGAAGTGGAATCCCAGACTTCCCCCATACTGGTGATGGGATCATACGGACGCAGCCT encodes the following:
- a CDS encoding universal stress protein, whose product is MKNILVPTDFSEHADYATEVAAEIARKSGATLYIYHIINIPVQEENYRYQQFQSIPEALFMIKLAEKNFATLLKKPYLKGVKVINAIDFASIYDRITKLAKKHKIDLIVMGSHGTSGFREEFIGTNTERVARIAHCPVLTIKQQHKKFEIRNIVFASNFYKETDHVVPRVRQFAELFGANVHLLKVNTPYHFETNRYAHKLMEDMAKKHKIKHYSINMYNDEHIENGLLNFSDDTNADLIAIGTHGRTGLSHLINGSLAEDVINHAHRPVLTIKIKEPKVKFGTIAPIK
- a CDS encoding universal stress protein; its protein translation is MAAKRVLIVSDGSQFSESALEFALAVYKGSDVQLAGIFVQDLSYLSMLTLMGSDELMNTFNFRFVEESLKAGESKVKGYIDEFRQRCKEANVHFEVLFEKGSAPAEIIHESTFCDLIIIGYQSFFANIGGRQDDHLLRDVLSEAQCPVVVVPEAWKVPGSVVFGFDGKYESTYALRQFLYLMPAGVLQVPFRSVSVDEDGTLPEDHQMQQLQSLMNAHGINMTSIVKKGKAGEEIRKEVESQTSPILVMGSYGRSLFSMLFHHSASDSILRSQQVPVFITHR